The following are from one region of the Paenalkalicoccus suaedae genome:
- a CDS encoding DegT/DnrJ/EryC1/StrS family aminotransferase — translation MSDEGYEMQYVQEAFDTNWIAPLGENVNKFERELAEKVDSKDAAALSSGTAAIHLALKAADVGEGDIVFCSTLTFSATANPIIYQNAIPVFIDSDYKTWNMCPDALEEAFKKYPEVKAVILVHLYGLSADMDRIVELCKKHNVALIEDAAESLGTYYKGQHTGTFGDYGIFSFNGNKIITTSGGGMLVSNNEERISKARFWATQSRDRARHYQHSELGFNYRMSNVSAGIGRGQLKVLDQRVEKKNDIYQFYKRELSGLEGVEFMPMNEWDRPNYWLSAITLTGNVRPVDIFEALEAENIESRPVWKPMHMQPFFEKYDFVGTDISEKLFENGVCLPSDTKITDEQLNRVAEIIKGLW, via the coding sequence ATGAGTGATGAGGGCTATGAAATGCAATATGTACAAGAAGCATTCGATACGAACTGGATTGCTCCACTTGGGGAAAACGTAAACAAGTTTGAAAGAGAGTTAGCGGAAAAAGTAGACTCTAAAGATGCAGCTGCTCTTTCATCAGGAACAGCAGCTATCCATCTTGCCTTGAAAGCGGCAGACGTTGGTGAAGGTGACATCGTTTTTTGCTCTACATTAACATTCTCTGCAACTGCTAACCCGATCATTTATCAGAATGCCATTCCAGTATTTATTGATAGTGATTATAAAACGTGGAATATGTGTCCTGATGCTCTAGAAGAAGCATTTAAGAAATATCCTGAGGTTAAAGCTGTTATCCTTGTTCATCTATATGGTTTATCTGCGGATATGGATCGAATTGTTGAGCTATGTAAGAAGCACAATGTTGCTCTAATAGAAGACGCAGCTGAAAGTTTAGGGACTTATTATAAAGGGCAACATACTGGAACATTTGGTGACTATGGGATCTTCTCTTTTAATGGAAATAAGATCATCACTACTTCAGGAGGTGGGATGCTTGTATCGAATAATGAAGAGAGAATTTCTAAAGCTAGATTTTGGGCGACTCAATCTAGGGATCGAGCGAGACATTATCAACATAGTGAATTAGGTTTCAATTATCGTATGAGTAATGTTAGTGCTGGTATAGGGAGAGGTCAATTAAAAGTATTAGATCAACGTGTAGAAAAGAAGAATGATATCTACCAATTTTATAAGAGAGAGTTAAGTGGACTTGAGGGTGTTGAGTTCATGCCCATGAACGAATGGGATAGACCTAACTACTGGTTAAGCGCAATAACGTTGACCGGAAATGTGAGACCGGTTGATATATTTGAAGCGTTGGAGGCTGAGAATATTGAATCAAGACCAGTGTGGAAGCCAATGCATATGCAACCTTTCTTTGAGAAGTATGATTTTGTAGGAACGGATATATCGGAAAAGTTATTTGAGAATGGGGTTTGTCTTCCGAGTGATACCAAGATAACTGATGAGCAGTTGAATCGGGTTGCTGAGATTATTAAGGGATTGTGGTGA
- the galU gene encoding UTP--glucose-1-phosphate uridylyltransferase GalU, whose product MKQVKKAIIPAAGLGTRFLPATKAMPKEMLPIVDKPTIQYIVEEAVASGIEDIIIVTGKGKRAIEDHFDHAFELEQSLAEKGKVELLEKVQHSSKMVDIHYIRQKEPKGLGHAVWCARKFIGDEPFAVLLGDDIVQADEPCLRQLMNEYDETGASIIGVQQVPDNETHRYGIVDPDKQTGRRYSVNQFVEKPKKGSAPSNLAIMGRYILTPEIFHFLDKQERGAGNEVQLTDAIEKLNSIQRVFAYDFAGQRYDVGEKIGFVKTTLEFAMQDPGLRDELREYMSGLLEQEIEKV is encoded by the coding sequence ATGAAACAAGTAAAAAAGGCGATTATTCCAGCTGCTGGTCTTGGAACGAGGTTCTTGCCTGCTACGAAGGCGATGCCTAAGGAAATGCTTCCGATTGTGGATAAGCCGACAATTCAGTATATTGTCGAAGAGGCTGTGGCATCAGGCATTGAGGATATTATTATCGTAACGGGTAAAGGCAAGCGTGCGATTGAGGATCACTTTGATCATGCGTTTGAGCTGGAGCAAAGTCTTGCGGAAAAAGGTAAGGTGGAGCTTTTAGAGAAGGTACAACACTCTTCTAAGATGGTTGATATTCATTATATTCGTCAGAAAGAGCCGAAGGGGCTTGGGCACGCTGTATGGTGCGCACGTAAGTTCATTGGCGATGAGCCATTTGCAGTTTTACTAGGTGATGATATTGTACAGGCGGATGAGCCTTGTTTAAGACAGTTGATGAACGAATATGATGAGACTGGTGCTTCTATTATTGGGGTTCAGCAAGTGCCTGATAATGAGACGCATCGCTATGGGATTGTAGATCCAGATAAGCAAACTGGTCGTCGGTATAGTGTGAATCAATTTGTGGAGAAGCCTAAGAAGGGGTCAGCTCCTTCTAATTTAGCTATTATGGGTCGTTACATTTTAACTCCTGAGATCTTTCACTTCTTAGATAAGCAGGAGCGTGGGGCTGGTAATGAAGTACAGCTTACGGATGCGATTGAGAAGTTGAATAGTATTCAACGTGTGTTTGCGTATGACTTTGCGGGTCAGCGTTATGATGTTGGAGAGAAGATTGGTTTTGTGAAGACGACGCTGGAATTTGCGATGCAGGATCCTGGGTTAAGGGATGAGTTGAGGGAGTATATGAGTGGGCTTCTAGAACAAGAGATAGAAAAAGTCTAA
- a CDS encoding acetyltransferase — translation MKNNLLIIGASGHGKVIADIALKMNKWQSIAFLDDNESLKSSMGLDVIGKSKDAISHINDYDIFVGIGNNDTRKEVQENLEDEGATIPVLVHPNAVIGEQVGVATGSAIMAGVVINCCTKIGKGCIINTGATIDHDSVIENFVHVSPGSHLAGTVRVGQGTWLGIGSVVSNNLKISGSCKIGAGTVVVRDITEVGTYIGVPARRI, via the coding sequence ATGAAAAATAATCTTCTCATAATCGGTGCTAGCGGACACGGTAAAGTAATAGCTGACATTGCATTGAAAATGAACAAATGGCAGAGTATTGCATTCTTAGATGATAACGAAAGCTTGAAATCTTCAATGGGACTTGATGTGATTGGGAAATCGAAAGATGCTATTAGCCATATAAATGATTACGATATTTTTGTAGGTATCGGGAACAACGATACTCGAAAAGAGGTTCAAGAGAACCTTGAAGACGAAGGGGCAACTATACCAGTGTTAGTTCATCCAAATGCGGTAATTGGAGAACAAGTTGGAGTAGCCACAGGTTCAGCAATTATGGCTGGTGTTGTAATAAACTGCTGCACTAAAATTGGCAAAGGATGCATTATTAATACTGGAGCTACAATAGATCATGACAGTGTAATAGAAAATTTTGTTCATGTATCACCTGGTTCACATTTGGCTGGTACAGTGAGAGTCGGACAAGGGACTTGGTTAGGAATTGGTAGTGTGGTTAGTAATAATTTAAAGATCAGTGGAAGTTGCAAGATCGGGGCAGGGACTGTAGTTGTTAGAGATATAACTGAAGTTGGTACATATATAGGTGTGCCAGCAAGGAGAATATAG
- a CDS encoding sugar transferase → MERTKGGLYRRFFKRPMDIVLSSLAIIVLSPVLLIVAVLVRTKLGSPILFKQQRPGLNEKIFMMYKFRTMTDERDELGQLRADHVRLTKFGRILRATSLDELPELFNILKGDMSIIGPRPLLVQYLSLYNDHQKRRHEVRPGLSGLAQISGRNAISWEEKFDLDVIYVKSVSLIEDWKIICLTIKKVLVREGISSQTTVTMEPFKGNLKERIGS, encoded by the coding sequence ATGGAAAGAACCAAAGGTGGATTATATAGAAGATTTTTTAAAAGACCAATGGATATTGTTTTATCATCATTAGCTATTATAGTTCTCAGTCCAGTTCTACTAATAGTTGCTGTTCTAGTCAGAACAAAGTTAGGCAGTCCTATTTTGTTTAAGCAACAACGACCTGGGTTAAATGAAAAGATTTTTATGATGTATAAATTTAGAACGATGACGGATGAGAGGGATGAACTTGGTCAATTGAGGGCTGATCATGTGAGGCTGACTAAGTTTGGTAGGATATTACGTGCTACATCACTAGATGAGTTGCCTGAACTATTTAATATCTTAAAAGGTGACATGTCAATTATTGGTCCTCGCCCCTTACTAGTTCAATATCTTTCGCTATATAATGATCATCAAAAGCGGCGTCATGAAGTTAGACCTGGGTTATCAGGGTTAGCGCAAATTAGTGGTAGGAACGCAATTAGTTGGGAAGAGAAGTTTGATCTAGACGTTATATATGTAAAGAGTGTTAGCTTGATTGAAGATTGGAAGATTATTTGCCTAACGATAAAAAAGGTGCTTGTAAGAGAGGGAATCAGTTCGCAAACTACTGTAACGATGGAACCGTTCAAAGGTAATTTAAAGGAACGAATAGGGTCATGA